From one Fodinicurvata sp. EGI_FJ10296 genomic stretch:
- a CDS encoding carboxymuconolactone decarboxylase family protein yields MTAEYQLTLPFQTLEDAEPQTREVLEKAKAQVGFIPNMYAGMANSASLLETYLDGYERFRQQSGFTPAEQEVVFLTISRGNGCDYCMAAHSMIAEKMSNVPAEVTAAIRDGQPIPDIRLAALATLTETLRETRGLPSKTAVQAFLDAGFEERHVLEIILALAVKTLSNYANHLLHTPLDEAFAGHAWEKAA; encoded by the coding sequence ATGACTGCAGAATACCAGCTGACACTGCCGTTTCAGACCCTCGAAGACGCCGAACCGCAGACCAGAGAAGTATTGGAAAAAGCCAAGGCGCAGGTCGGATTCATCCCGAACATGTATGCCGGAATGGCAAATTCCGCCAGCCTACTGGAAACCTACCTCGACGGCTACGAACGGTTCCGGCAGCAATCGGGTTTCACGCCCGCAGAACAGGAGGTGGTGTTCCTGACCATCAGTCGTGGCAACGGATGCGACTACTGCATGGCGGCCCACAGCATGATCGCCGAAAAGATGTCCAATGTACCCGCCGAGGTGACAGCGGCGATCCGCGATGGACAACCGATCCCGGACATCAGATTGGCAGCGCTCGCCACATTGACCGAGACGCTCCGTGAAACCCGGGGACTGCCGTCAAAAACCGCAGTTCAGGCGTTCCTGGACGCAGGCTTCGAAGAACGCCATGTGCTGGAAATTATCCTGGCGCTTGCCGTCAAGACACTGAGCAATTACGCCAATCACCTTTTGCATACGCCGCTTGACGAAGCATTCGCCGGCCACGCGTGGGAAAAAGCGGCCTGA
- a CDS encoding high-potential iron-sulfur protein, protein MHDLNSDRRRFLKTSATAVAAISLVALSRTGGRSAEAAEDLPRAERGHALDYVNNSAEAANHDRYQPGARCQDCAFWGGHVDAPWGRCNHPDLNDVLINEIGWCEAFASA, encoded by the coding sequence ATGCACGATTTGAACAGCGATCGACGCCGGTTTTTGAAAACCTCTGCGACCGCGGTCGCGGCGATTTCTTTGGTGGCATTGTCGCGCACCGGAGGCCGCTCGGCCGAAGCCGCCGAAGATCTGCCGCGAGCAGAGCGCGGCCATGCCCTCGACTATGTGAACAATTCCGCCGAAGCCGCCAATCACGACCGCTATCAGCCCGGTGCGCGTTGCCAGGACTGCGCTTTCTGGGGTGGTCATGTCGATGCGCCGTGGGGGCGATGCAATCATCCGGATTTGAATGATGTTCTGATAAACGAGATTGGATGGTGCGAAGCCTTCGCGTCGGCGTGA